One genomic region from Strix aluco isolate bStrAlu1 chromosome 25, bStrAlu1.hap1, whole genome shotgun sequence encodes:
- the ETV7 gene encoding transcription factor ETV7 isoform X1, whose translation MQGKVAVSSSSSLVTALLPPPSQARHTPSSEGDIFKLPGRLTALKMETELFQRLPLVSGIQPSLWSKDDVIHWLRWAEREYSLRQTDESKFEMNGKALCILTKDDFRYRAPSSGDVLYEILQYIKTERRALVCSPLLNSPFREARSAEEGTDCSAEAAPVAVSSCLGCAEQPVSCSRAEPLNLSHHSLEGSCRVDAICSFPTTPSAPVDGKIADCRLLWDYVYQLLSDSRYEPYIKWEDKEAKVFRVVNPNGLAQLWGNHKNRMNMTYEKMSRALRHYYKLNIIKKEPGQKLLFRFLKTPGEIIHEKSSKLEQLENEDHEDLKEDPLEVSP comes from the exons ATGCAG GGTAAAGTGGCAGTCAGCTCTTCCAGCTCCCTTGTCACAGCTTTGTTACCGCCCCCATCCCAGGCCAGACACACACCCAGCAGCGAGGGGGACATCTTCAAGCTTCCAGGCAGGCTGA CAGCGTTGAAGATGGAGACTGAGTTGTTTCAGAGGCTGCCCCTGGTTTCAGGAATCCAGCCCTCACTGTGGAGCAAGGACGACGTGATCCACTGGCTAAGATGGGCTGAGAGAGAGTATTCCCTTCGGCAAACTGATGAAAGCAAGTTTGAAATGAACGGCAAAGCCCTGTGCATCCTCACCAAGGATGACTTCAGATACCGAGCTCCGAGCTCAG GTGATGTGTTATATGAAATACTCCAGTACATTAAGACTGAAAGAAGAGCTCTGGTGTGCAGCCCTTTGCTGAACTCACCCTTCAGGGAAGCCAGGAGCGCAGAGGAAG ggaCAGACTGTAGTGCTGAGGCTGCCCCAGttgctgtttcttcctgcttGGGTTGTGCAGAACAGCCTGTGTCCTGCAGCCGTGCAGAGCCACTGAACCTCTCCCATCACAGCTTGGAGGGCAGCTGCAGGGTAGATGCCATCTGCTCTTTTCCTACGACCCCATCAGCCCCAGTGGATGGGAAAATTGCGG ACTGCAGGTTGCTGTGGGATTACGTGTACCAGCTCCTCTCCGACAGCCGTTATGAGCCTTACATCAAGTGGGAAGACAAGGAAGCCAAGGTCTTCCGGGTCGTTAACCCAAATGGACTTGCCCAGCTCTGGGGGAACCACAAG aaccGGATGAACATGACATACGAGAAGATGTCACGGGCGCTCAGACATTACTACAAACTCAACATCATCAAAAAGGAGCCAGGGCAGAAGCTGTTGTTCAG GTTTTTGAAGACTCCTGGGGAGATCATCCATGAGAAATCCAGCAAACTGGAGCAGCTGGAGAACGAGGACCATGAAGATTTGAAAGAAGACCCACTGGAGGTTTCACCGTAG
- the ETV7 gene encoding transcription factor ETV7 isoform X2, translating to MQGKVAVSSSSSLVTALLPPPSQARHTPSSEGDIFKLPGRLRIQPSLWSKDDVIHWLRWAEREYSLRQTDESKFEMNGKALCILTKDDFRYRAPSSGDVLYEILQYIKTERRALVCSPLLNSPFREARSAEEGTDCSAEAAPVAVSSCLGCAEQPVSCSRAEPLNLSHHSLEGSCRVDAICSFPTTPSAPVDGKIADCRLLWDYVYQLLSDSRYEPYIKWEDKEAKVFRVVNPNGLAQLWGNHKNRMNMTYEKMSRALRHYYKLNIIKKEPGQKLLFRFLKTPGEIIHEKSSKLEQLENEDHEDLKEDPLEVSP from the exons ATGCAG GGTAAAGTGGCAGTCAGCTCTTCCAGCTCCCTTGTCACAGCTTTGTTACCGCCCCCATCCCAGGCCAGACACACACCCAGCAGCGAGGGGGACATCTTCAAGCTTCCAGGCAGGCTGA GAATCCAGCCCTCACTGTGGAGCAAGGACGACGTGATCCACTGGCTAAGATGGGCTGAGAGAGAGTATTCCCTTCGGCAAACTGATGAAAGCAAGTTTGAAATGAACGGCAAAGCCCTGTGCATCCTCACCAAGGATGACTTCAGATACCGAGCTCCGAGCTCAG GTGATGTGTTATATGAAATACTCCAGTACATTAAGACTGAAAGAAGAGCTCTGGTGTGCAGCCCTTTGCTGAACTCACCCTTCAGGGAAGCCAGGAGCGCAGAGGAAG ggaCAGACTGTAGTGCTGAGGCTGCCCCAGttgctgtttcttcctgcttGGGTTGTGCAGAACAGCCTGTGTCCTGCAGCCGTGCAGAGCCACTGAACCTCTCCCATCACAGCTTGGAGGGCAGCTGCAGGGTAGATGCCATCTGCTCTTTTCCTACGACCCCATCAGCCCCAGTGGATGGGAAAATTGCGG ACTGCAGGTTGCTGTGGGATTACGTGTACCAGCTCCTCTCCGACAGCCGTTATGAGCCTTACATCAAGTGGGAAGACAAGGAAGCCAAGGTCTTCCGGGTCGTTAACCCAAATGGACTTGCCCAGCTCTGGGGGAACCACAAG aaccGGATGAACATGACATACGAGAAGATGTCACGGGCGCTCAGACATTACTACAAACTCAACATCATCAAAAAGGAGCCAGGGCAGAAGCTGTTGTTCAG GTTTTTGAAGACTCCTGGGGAGATCATCCATGAGAAATCCAGCAAACTGGAGCAGCTGGAGAACGAGGACCATGAAGATTTGAAAGAAGACCCACTGGAGGTTTCACCGTAG